A portion of the Malassezia japonica chromosome 3, complete sequence genome contains these proteins:
- the GUT1 gene encoding glycerol kinase (COG:G; EggNog:ENOG503NUT5): protein MDPFQVRMEFLALLKRLNASEQSIRKTVAFALRYATRCSDDIWDCVMTECAKAPSNTRINVLFMLDAFLADDFETSPEEVGVYRTLAVRDLPAIINMVVPPDSWDAVLNITSTRQILASWESKRIFDPRLLNSLQETIEQRAASVRERAQHGDMADIARVSRADVLRRVEEDRERHKRLRENSWKLPPMSYLHAFDPPRSHSQGNVDVPTATLAPSAPVDAVALEFDQHWETTSDLNEDDLDYMREETRLTSLQDRDVRLHAYTSLPSGVTGEKQVVFSLREVIPTGHKRTVRQVAWAPSGDIMATASFDCTVGIWERTPPEVRGEDPNEPEWDCSGTLEGHDSECKSVAFSHNGSLLASCSRDKSVWIWEVQPDSEFECLSVMMEHTQDVKMVAWHPKEEILASASYDDTIKLYVDDPSEDWFCYSTLNGHSSTVWSMAFSPCGRFLASASDDNTVRIWRRFTAQECEANGLAPEGKIPGRAGDKWVEVQRIDGHFSRTIYSLSWTIGEPGDASQSYGKLAAAGADGKILVFYMGESAEKFKPSVVLGASVENAHGVSDINCISWAPIPQKSEDDTTPQQAPTMLASAGDDGEIHIWT from the exons ATGGACCCATTCCAGGTCCGCATGGAATTCCTGGCGCTGCTGAAGCGCCTCAATGCTAGCGAACAGTCAATCCGAAAAACGGTGGCTTTTGCCCTGCGCTACGCGACGCGGTGTTCGGACGATATCTGGGACTGTGTCATGACAGAGTGTGCCAAA gcgccgtcCAACACGCGCATCAATGTGCTGTTCATGCTCGATGCCTTCCTGGCGGACGATTTCGAGACGAGCCCCGAAGAGGTCGGCGTGTACCGCACGCTTGCTGTGCGCGACCTCCCTGCGATCATCAACATGGTCGTGCCGCCAGATAGTTGGGATGCCGTGCTGAACATTACGAGCACCCGGCAGATCCTCGCATCTTGGGAGTCGAAACGCATTTTTGACCCCCGTCTGCTCAACTCGCTCCAGGAGACGATTGaacagcgcgccgcaag CGTGCGTGAACGTGCACAACATGGCGACATGGCCGACATCGCGCGTgtgtcgcgcgccgacgtcctacgccgcgtcgaggaggaccGCGAACGC CACAAACGCCTCCGTGAAAACAGCTGGAAGCTGCCCCCTATGTCCTATCTGCACGCGTTTGATCCACCGCGCTCCCACAGCCAGGGTAACGTGGACGTGCCTACAGCGACGCTGGCCCCCAGCGCGCCCGTGGATGCCGTGGCCCTTGAATTTGACCAGCACTGGGAAACGACCAGCGACCTAAATGAGGACGATCTGGACTATATGCGGGAAGAAACT CGGCTGACTTCACTGCAGG ATCGCGATGTGCGTCTGCACGCCTATACCTCGCTACCGTCGGGCGTCACGGGTGAGAAGCAGGTGGTCTTCTCGCTGCGTGAAGTGATCCCGACCGGGCACAagcgcaccgtgcgccaGGTTGCTTGGGCGCCGTCGGGCGATATCATGGCCACGGCGTCGTTCGACTGCACCGTGGGCATCTGGGAGCGCACGCCACccgaggtgcgcggcgaAGACCCGAACGAGCCGGAGTGGGACTGCTCGGGAACGCTCGAAGGGCACGATAGCGAATGCAAGAGCGTCGCATTCAGCCACAACGGTAGTCTGCTTGCCAGCTGCAGCCGCGACAAGAGCGTATGGATTTGGGAGGTCCAGCCCGACTCGGAGTTTGAGTGCCTTAGCGTGATGATGGAGCACACGCAGGACGTCAAGATGGTGGCCTGGCACCCAAAAGAAGAGATCCTCGCTTCGGCCTCGTACGATGATACCATTAAGCTCTATGTGGACGACCCGTCGGAAGATTGGTTCTGCTACTCGACCCTCAACGGGCACTCGTCGACCGTGTGGTCGATGGCTTTTTCACCGTGCGGACGTTTCCTCGCTTCGGCATCGGACGACAACACGGTGCGCATCTGGCGCCGCTTTACCGCCCAAGAGTGCGAAGCAAACGGCCTGGCGCCCGAAGGCAAGATCCCGGGGCGCGCTGGCGACAAGTgggtcgaggtgcagcgcatcgacggTCACTTTTCCCGGACGATCTACAGTTTGAGCTGGACGATTGGCGAGCCGGGAGACGCATCGCAGTCCTACGGAAAGCTGGCtgctgccggcgccgacggcaagaTCCTCGTCTTTTACATGGGCGAGAGTGCGGAGAAGTTCAAGCCGAGTGTTGTGCTCGGTGCAAGTGTCGAAAACGCGCATGGCGTGTCTGACATTAACTGCATCTCTTGGGCGCCTATCCCACAAAAATCGGAGGACGACACTACGCCCCAGCAGGCACCTACAATGCTTGCCAGCGCAGGCGACGATGGCGAAATCCATATTTGGACATAG
- the GDH2 gene encoding glutamate dehydrogenase (BUSCO:EOG09260E8K; COG:E; EggNog:ENOG503NVNH; BUSCO:EOG09260XQV) codes for MEQRDAHAQSDESIHTAALEAYKGEKEKAQHGNTLFVTRLPYSATNTDLSTFFSDIGPLRRAFIVTDRESRQSKGVGYVTYADTADAERAFEKLQGASIDGGRRHIQLQWADRKAPNQEGRPEKRSTDGAPKKAESSRSNLPQRDPDAVRTIVVSGLSGCSPPADTETLYKRARKIGDVEHVEFLVENGTSSTDVAHIRFRTPNHAMEAVSKLHAHQFKGTQLSVGLKKRLDGAMRLEQHMRPDTLEKHKSMMKKIEKMNGDAWSLNKGGHGLSRESRVIVRNLPFDVTLEDLRAIFLPYGAIYDVTVPTKSAEGEESKKPTKGRGFAFVWFVSRNDAARAMEAVNGVPLRHGAAEQAALKKAQGKKGRTTAKEALEKVHATAQPARPVAVDWSLSQKDWLARGEEAPEAEEEAEEEADAPTSTKRTREDEDEDEDEDEDEDDEDDEENDDEDEDEDEDEDGDEDEDEDEDNVEDEDEDAPEKARPTMATTETGTILFIRNLPYQATEQELKDLFRSFGPMRYAKITMDPATKRSRGTGFVCFWKRESADAALRDAELVQRETAASSLTDSKLPKVNPFSVPSVITADPSAPLVARFTLHGRVLHVVRAVTRENASHLETAARKSREKKDTRNTWLLREGVPLPNTPLSKTLSEKEADKRMQSFSIRRAQLGANPSLHVSKTRLAVHQLPLFVSDKMLKRMALYALRAFTDEVKSGNRDDLDADEKADTTVSANVKQSESDGDKKRPPPSLVIQSKIVRQNERVDPLTGKGRSRGYGFLEMRTFPHALKVLRWANGNKALGDLFAKWWQEELETHIAKLKGTKDISTEDRTRIKRLESTLQDLKDEGQKAIKSEFRGMLRIEFSIENITTVRKRVLRQSQSREKLAKRAKHMGDKRHLLMGQPGSGTETPEDHKLENTAGYTDTVYPDKQSQAIKVQEILEANGFIPQELVPSEVAWFYENLGIDDTYFAMENAETIADHILSLYGAKIAEFTKHTGYLNVDLQKKSENSAVFIHSSPAGVSRRAGPQWERIIDEQYLNQSTVDRAFRLETYRSKGTASSHFPEQLRCYFLHRCDFVQPRPERNSPEYRNIRAVSDKTFLSKVSEHTLEIYQAVMDEALRRQGPVMEMYEVVGTQERRIVIAYRMGTTSNFFSALSDLYHFYGLYSSRKYVEQFSNDISIISIYLKPVPNSQAPPIELSIFQVLKEVSLIYVLPDNPFFMTGAEATHAVQEATYAYVGWLFAQHFCNRLGPAYEALRKILDESDSHQAAVLNDIKLRLREETFTRQSIYEVIQNFPNIVRLLYVHFANIHYPGQQDQDLAPTLSHQRLTRETLLSDDQMRDFIIKTANNSHERQVFLALLSFNKSVRKTNFYTSTKVALSFRLDSSFLPESEYPIKPYGIIFVVGSEFRGFHVRFADVARGGIRIIRSRNRENYSINQRTLFDENYGLAHTQHLKNKDIPEGGAKGTILPNMDANPQLVFEKYVDAILDLLIKGNTPGVKEEIVDLIGKQEILFFGPDEGTAHYMDWGAEHARARGASWWKSFTTGKSAATLGGIPHDKFGMTTRSIRQYVLGIYRKHNLKEEEITKVQTGGPDGDLGSNEILLSNDKTIAVIDGSGVLYDPKGLHREELRRLARERKMISHFNAEYLSKGGYRVLVEDRNLTLPSGELVADGVAFRNKAHLIYEADLFVPCGGRPDSIQIGNVKEMCTQDGKCNYKYIVEGANLFLSRQARLELEKRGVILYPDASANKGGVTSSSLEVLVGLGLTDREYIDNMLFHNDEPTKFYMDYVHDIEKIIARNAQAEFEAIWREHGETGKFRSVISTELSTTLNTISEEIASTGLYKQENLRKVVLLHVFPESLVTKVGLAELINHVPESYLRSAFAAQVAASFIYAKGPRASHVDFYNHIETLLHSS; via the exons ATGGAACAACGCGACGCACACGCGCAAAGCGACGAGAGCATTCACactgctgcgctcgaggcgtacAAGGGGGAGAAGGAAAAGGCGCAACATGGTAACACGTTGTTCGTAACGCGCCTGCCTTACAGTGCGACGAATACCGATCTGAGCACTTTTTTCAGCGATATTGGTCCCCTCCGCCGCGCATTTATCGTGACTGACCGCGAGTCGCGCCAGTCGAAGGGCGTGGGCTACGTTACTTATGCAGACACGGCAGATGCAGAGCGTGCTTTTGAAAAGCTTCAAGGGGCAAGCATCGACGGGGGGCGTCGCCATATTCAGCTACAGTGGGCCGACCGCAAGGCGCCGAACCAAGAGGGCCGCCCTGAAAAGCGCAGCACTGACGGCGCACCGAAGAAGGCCGAGTCTTCTCGCTCGAATCTTCCTCAACGCGATCCGGATGCTGTGCGCACCATTGTGGTGTCGGGCCTCTCTGGCTGCTCGCCACCAGCGGATACCGAAACGCTCTATAAGCGCGCGCGGAAAATTGGCGATGTGGAGCACGTTGAATTTTTGGTCGAGAACGGCACGTCGTCCACGGATGTTGCTCACATCCGCTTCCGTACGCCGAACCATGCAATGGAGGCGGTGTCGAAACTGCACGCGCACCAGTTCAAAGGTACCCAACTCAGCGTGGGCCTCAAGAAGCGTTTGGATGGCGCGAtgcgtctcgagcagcacaTGCGCCCTGATACCCTCGAAAAGCACAAGTCAATGATGAAAAAGATTGAGAAGATGAACGGGGATGCCTGGTCGCTGAACAAGGGCGGTCATGGATTGAGCCGCGAGAGCCGTGTGATTGTGCGCAACCTTCCGTTCGATGTGACCTTGGAAGACTTGCGTGCGATCTTCTTGCCTTACGGAGCCATCTACGATGTCACGGTGCCTACCAAGAGTGCCGAGGGAGAGGAGTCGAAGAAGCCGACCAAGGGCCGTGGCTTTGCATTCGTCTGGTTCGTATCTCGTaacgacgcggcgcgcgcaatGGAGGCGGTGAATGGCGTGCCGCTCCgtcacggcgctgctgaGCAGGCGGCACTCAAGAAGGCCCAAGGAAAGAAGGGGCGCACGACTGCCAAGGAAGCGCTAGAGAAAGTGCACGCTACTGCGCAGCCTGCACGCCCCGTGGCCGTCGACTGGTCGCTTTCTCAAAAGGATTGGCTTGCGCGTGGCGAGGAagcgcccgaggccgaggaagaggccgaggaagaggccgatgcgccgacGTCTACGAAGCGTACTCGTGAAGATGAAGATGAAGATgaagacgaggacgaggacgaggatgacgaggatgacgaggaaaatgacgacgaggacgaggacgaggacgaggacgaggatgGGGATGAGGATGAGGATGAGGATGAGGACAATGTcgaagacgaggacgaagatGCTCCCGAAAAGGCTCGGCCGACCATGGCCACTACTGAAACGGGCACCATCCTTTTCATTCGCAACCTTCCTTACCAGGCGACTGAGCAGGAGCTCAAGGACCTCTTCCGCTCGTTCGGCCCCATGCGTTACGCCAAGATCACGATGGATCCTGCGACGAAACGCAGCCGCGGTACTGGCTTTGTGTGCTTCTGGAAGCGCGAATCTGCCGATGCAGCGCTGCGTGATGCTGAACTCGTTCAGCGTGAAACGGCGGCTTCCTCGCTTACGGACTCCAAGCTTCCGAAAGTCAACCCCTTCTCTGTCCCCTCGGTAATCACGGCTGACCCCTCTGCTCCTCTCGTTGCGCGTTTCACGCTGCATGGCCGCGTCCTGCACGTTGTGCGTGCAGTGACACGTGAGAATGCATCGCACCTCGAAACCGCTGCCCGCAAGTCGCGCGAAAAGAAGGACACCCGCAACACATGGCTCCTCCGCGAAGGTGTGCCCCTTCCCAACACGCCCCTGTCCAAGACGCTGTCGGAGAAAGAAGCGGACAAGCGCATGCAGAGTTTCTCGATCCGCCGTGCTCAGCTCGGTGCAAACCCCTCGCTGCACGTGTCCAAGACGCGTCTGGCGGTACACCAGCTCCCGCTCTTTGTCTCGGACAAGATGCTGAAGCGTATGGCCCTgtacgcgctgcgtgcatTTACGGATGAAGTTAAATCAGGCAACCGCGACGACTTGGATGCGGATGAAAAGGCCGACACGACGGTCAGTGCAAATGTGAAGCAGAGCGAGTCCGATGGCGACAAGAAACGTCCGCCTCCTTCGCTTGTCATTCAGAGCAAGATTGTGCGCCAGAacgagcgtgtcgaccCGCTCACTGGCAAGGGGCGTTCGCGTGGCTATGGCTTTTTGGAGATGCGCACCTTCCCGCACGCACTCAAAGTGCTGCGCTGGGCCAATGGCAATAAGGCCCTCGGCGACCTCTTTGCCAAGTGGTGGCAGGAAGAACTCGAGACCCATATCGCCAAGCTCAAGGGCACGAAGGATATTTCTACTGAAGATCGGACGCGCATCAAGCGTCTCGAGAGTACGCTACAGGATCTGAAGGACGAAGGTCAGAAGGCCATCAAGTCAGAGTTCCGTGGCATGCTCCGTATCGAGTTCTCTATTGAGAACATCACGACCGTGCGTAAGCGTGTCTTGCGTCAGAGCCAGTCACGCGAGAAGCTTGCCAAGCGAGCGAAG CATATGGGCGACAAGCGCCATTTGCTGATGGGCCAGCCTGGCTCTGGCACGGAGACGCCGGAGGATCATAAGCTGGAGAACACGGC CGGCTACACGGACACTGTGTACCCCGACAAGCAAAGCCAGGCAATCAAGGTGCAAGAGATTCTCGAGGCTAACGGTTTCATTCCGCAAGAGCTCGTGCCGTCGGAAGTCGCTTGGTTCTACGAGAATCTCGGCATCGACGACACCTACTTTGCTATGGAGAATGCGGAGACGATCGCCGATCATATCCTGTCCTTGTACGGTGCCAAGATTGCCGAGTTCACCAAGCACACTGGCTATCTCAACGTCGATCTGCAGAAGAAGTCGGAGAACAGCGCGGTCTTCATCCACTCAAGTCCTGCGGGTGTGAGCCGTCGCGCGGGTCCCCAGTGGGAACGCATCATCGACGAGCAGTACCTCAACCAGTCCACGGTGGACCGTGCCTTCCGTCTGGAGACCTACCGTTCGAAGGGCACTGCATCGAGCCACTTCCCGGAGCAGCTGCGTTGCTACTTCCTGCACCGCTGCGATTTTGTGCAGCCCCGCCCTGAGCGCAACTCACCCGAGTACCGCAACATCCGCGCGGTCTCGGACAAGACCTTCTTGAGCAAGGTCAGCGAGCACACACTCGAGATCTACCAGGCCGtgatggacgaggcgctgcgccgccaaGGTCCCGTGATGGAGATGTACGAGGTGGTCGGTacgcaggagcgccggATCGTGATTGCCTACCGCATGGGTACCACGTCCAACTTTTTTAGCGCGCTCTCGGACCTCTACCACTTCTACGGCCTGTACTCGTCGCGCAAGTATGTCGAGCAGTTCAGCAACGACATCAGCATCATCTCGATCTACCTCAAGCCTGTGCCTAACTCTCAGGCGCCCCCAATCGAGCTCAGTATTTTCCAGGTGCTCAAGGAGGTGTCGCTCATCTACGTGCTGCCCGACAACCCCTTCTTCATGACGGGTGCCGAGgccacgcacgccgtgcaGGAGGCCACCTACGCCTATGTCGGCTggctctttgcgcagcacTTCTGTAACCGTCTGGGCCCGGCatacgaggcgctgcgcaagattCTGGACGAGTCGGACTCGCACCAGGCTGCTGTTCTGAACGACATCAAGCTGCGTCTGCGTGAGGAGACTTTCACGCGTCAATCGATCTACGAGGTGATCCAGAACTTCCCCAACATTGTGCGCCTGCTCTATGTGCACTTTGCCAACATCCACTACCCTGGCCAGCAAGACCAGGACCtggcgccgacgctcaGCCACCAGCGTCTCACGCGCGAGACATTGCTCTCGGATGACCAGATGCGTGACTTTATCATCAAGACGGCCAACAACTCTCACGAGCGCCAGGTgttccttgcgctcctctcgTTCAACAAGTCCGTGCGCAAGACCAACTTTTACACTTCGACCAAGGTTGCCCTGAGCTTCCGCTTGGACT CCTCGTTCCTCCCCGAGTCGGAATACCCGATCAAGCCCTATGGCATCATCTTTGTCGTCGGCTCCGAGTTCCGTGGTTTCCATGTGCGTTTCGCCGACGTGGCCCGCGGCGGTATCCGCATTATCCGCAGCCGGAACCGCGAGAACTACTCGATCAACCAGCGTACTCTCTTTGACGAGAACTACGGTCTGGCACACACGCAGCACCTCAAGAACAAGGACATTCCTGAGGGCGGTGCCAAGGGTACGATCCTGCCCAACATGGATGCGAACCCTCAGCTGGTGTTTGAGAAGTACGTCGATGCGATCCTCGACCTCTTGATCAAGGGCAACACGCCTGGTGTCAAGGAGGAGATCGTGGACCTGATCGGAAAGCAAGAGATCCTCTTCTTTGGCCCCGACGAAGGCACGGCGCACTACATGGACTGGGGTGCGgagcacgcgcgtgcgcgtggcgcgagcTGGTGGAAGTCGTTCACCACCGGCAAGTCGGCCGCGACCCTCGGTGGTATCCCTCACGACAAGTTTGGTATGACCACGCGCTCCATCCGTCAGTACGTGCTGGGCATCTACCGCAAGCACAACCTCAAGGAGGAGGAGATTACCAAGGTCCAGACCGGTGGTCCTGACGGTGACCTCGGCTCGAACGAGATCCTCCTTTCCAATGATAAGACGATTGCGGTGATTGACGGTTCTGGTGTGCTGTACGACCCCAAGGGTCTGCaccgcgaggagctgcgccgccttgcgcgcgagcgcaagatGATCTCGCACTTTAACGCCGAGTACCTCTCGAAAGGTGGTTACCGCGTGCTGGTGGAGGACCGCAACCTCACGCTGCCCTCGGGTGAGCTGGTGGCGGACGGTGTGGCGTTCCGCAACAAGGCGCACCTGATCTACGAGGCGGACCTCTTTGTGCCCTGCGGTGGCCGTCCCGACTCGATCCAGATCGGTAATGTGAAGGAGATGTGCACGCAGGACGGCAAGTGCAACTACAAGTATATTGTGGAAGGCGCGAACCTCTTCCTTTCTCGCCAGGCGCGTCTGGAGCTCGAGAAGCGTGGCGTGATTCTGTATCCCGACGCGTCTGCCAACAAGGGCGGTGTGACGTCGAGCAGTCTCGAGGTCCTGGTCGGTCTGGGTCTTACGGACCGCGAGTACATCGACAACATGCTCTTCCACAACGATGAGCCGACCAAGTTCTACATGGACTACGTGCACGACATTGAGAAGATCATTGCGCGCAATGCCCAGGCCGAGTTCGAGGCCATCTGGCGCGAGCACGGGGAGACGGGCAAGTTCCGCTCGGTCATCTCCACTGAGCTGTCCACGACCCTGAACACGATCTCGGAGGAGATTGCGTCGACTGGTCTGTACAAGCAGGAGAACCTGCGCAAGGTTGTTCTGCTGCACGTCTTCCCCGAGTCGCTCGTCACCAAGGTCGGCTTGGCGGAACTGATCAACCACGTCCCCGAGTCGTACCTGCGCAGTGCGTTTGccgcgcaggtcgccgcCAGCTTCATCTACGCCAAGggaccgcgcgcgagccacgTCGACTTTTACAACCACATCGAGACCCTCCTCCACTCGTCGTAG
- a CDS encoding uncharacterized protein (EggNog:ENOG503PM2B), producing MTGGPAAVHALLRSALPHVPSKGFSLAAIRVAVEESVLLKQKAGEETATPTNVDRALERLFPGPDTAPTSGPRRLFAAWDQEAGTQMVSDAKTAFGADPKNNHDAFQGSVELLSDRLCASAVVQPHLLPAFTLLSSEPLLPLPSLVQRLGLSPRTVPFTGSLPNPGPLLQRYAALANQACFAAGMTGHHGPEWYSLRARLATAYGAAGIFRSFGL from the exons ATGACCGGCGGACCTGCCGCGGTGCACGCCTTGCTGCGGTCGGCGCTCCCGCACGTTCCGAGCAAGGGCTTTAGCCTCGCTGCGATTCGCGTAGCTGTTGAAGAGAGTGTGCTTCTCAAGCAGAAAGCGGGCGAAGAGACCGCGACGCCTACCAACGTCGACCGTGCGTTGGAACGTCTCTTTCCCGGCCCCGACACGGCCCCGACCTCGGGCCCGCGCCGGCTGTTTGCTGCATGGGACCAAGAGGCAGGCACACAGATGGTCTCTGATGCCAAGACCGCTTTTGGCGCCGACCCGAAAAATAACCACGACGCGTTCCAAGGCtcggtcgagctgctgagCGACCGCCTTTGCGCGAGTGCCGTGGTGCAGCCGCATTTGCTTCCG GCTTTTACTCTCctctcgagcgagccgtTGCTGCCGCTCCCGagcctcgtccagcgcctcggcctcagCCCACGAACCGTTCCCTTCAccggctcgctgccgaACCCCGGACccctgctgcagcgctaTGCAGCGCTTGCTAACCAGGCATGCTTCGCGGCAGGCATGACCGGCCACCACGGA CCGGAATGGTACTCGCTCCGTGCGCGTCTCGCCACAGCCTACGGCGCTGCAG
- a CDS encoding uncharacterized protein (EggNog:ENOG503Q53R; TransMembrane:1 (n6-17c22/23o506-526i); SECRETED:SignalP(1-22)) — MLGQGALLKLLAAFSVATAVSGAAVDVNGALDVHDVPVDLAKRKSTFKDSKTLIPDPGIYPGPDGKHTYKKGWPELPKVDGAKIDNETFTVGKEGATITTYVTENYDPQKIKRAVIQIHGEYRDAWNQFTYASLSAKNATKFSKEVSLDEIVVAAPMFFSIEDIGAYPVDSNNISNTKTLVWDRNGWGDTDDAYYPVFDAKGNLANPKYTPVSQTTSKGSSKSSKSKSKSKSKSKSSKSSSSGSNSKRNVIGVSNKQAQEKGPHLASLDALDAYVNFFTDKNRFPNMKTVVIAGFSMGGQTVNRYVTFRPDNEQDGMVNFWISSPASFLYLNDSRPAPSSNCSDFNKYKYGLDGVMPGYVNRTAKSNTPEAIRNRYLSRKVYYFVGTEDTNTGDPSCSAKTQGENHIDRMDNWVNKVMPYMPNNPTPGKVPNTIGYGQIDGVPHLASAVILSSAGMQTLFLDDYNGRNTTVSGAPSVIKDGGDIGRNPVIEPDADVPKSMGSAAGLYTPGFALISGVALLVAAGNLW; from the coding sequence ATGCTGGGACAAGGAGCGCTGCTGAAACTATTGGCGGCGTTTTCCGTCGCGACTGCCGTAAGCGGTGCTGCGGTTGATGTAAACGGTGCCCTGGACGTGCACGACGTGCCTGTTGACTTGGCCAAGCGCAAGTCCACCTTCAAGGACTCCAAGACCTTGATCCCGGACCCCGGTATTTATCCTGGTCCGGATGGTAAGCATACGTACAAGAAGGGTTGGCCTGAACTCCCTAAGGTTGATGGCGCCAAAATTGATAACGAGACCTTCACGGTCGGCAAGGAGGGTGCTACGATCACCACCTATGTGACCGAGAACTATGATCCCCAGAAGATCAAGCGTGCGGTAATCCAAATCCACGGCGAGTACCGTGATGCCTGGAACCAGTTCACGTACGCGAGTCTCTCCGCTAAGAACGCTACCAAGTTCAGCAAGGAGGTGTCCTTGGACGAGATCGTGGTTGCTGCACCGATGTTCTTCTCCATTGAAGACATTGGTGCCTACCCTGTGGACTCGAACAACATCAGTAACACCAAGACGCTGGTTTGGGACAGGAACGGCTGGGGTGACACGGATGACGCGTACTACCCTGTGTTTGACGCTAAGGGCAATCTTGCGAACCCCAAGTACACGCCTGTTTCGCAGACCACGTCCAAGGGCAGCAGCAAAAGCTCCAAGAGCAAGAGCAAGAGCAAGAGCAAGAGCAAGAGCTCCAAGAGTTCGTCGTCTGGCTCGAACAGTAAGCGTAACGTGATTGGTGTTTCCAACAAGCAGGCTCAGGAGAAGGGACCCCATCTTGCCAGTCTGGATGCCCTGGATGCCTACGTGAACTTCTTTACGGATAAGAACCGTTTCCCCAACATGAAGACGGTCGTTATTGCTGGCTTCAGTATGGGTGGCCAGACGGTGAACCGCTATGTGACGTTCCGTCCTGACAACGAGCAGGACGGTATGGTCAACTTCTGGATCTCAAGCCCTGCTTCGTTCCTGTACCTGAACGATtcgcgccctgcgccgtcgtccaACTGCTCCGACTTTAACAAGTACAAGTACGGTCTGGATGGTGTGATGCCTGGCTACGTCAACCGTACGGCCAAGTCCAACACACCCGAGGCTATTCGCAACCGCTACCTGTCGCGCAAGGTGTACTACTTTGTGGGTACCGAGGACACGAACACTGGTGACccctcgtgctcggccaAGACCCAGGGTGAAAACCACATCGACCGTATGGACAACTGGGTTAACAAGGTGATGCCGTACATGCCCAACAACCCGACGCCGGGTAAGGTGCCGAACACCATCGGTTATGGCCAAATTGACGGTGTACCCCACTTGGCGTCAGCCGTGATTCTGTCGTCGGCCGGTATGCAGACGCTGTTCCTGGACGACTACAATGGTCGCAACACCACCGTCTCAGGCGCCCCTAGCGTCATCAAGGATGGTGGTGACATTGGTCGCAACCCTGTCATCGAACCTGATGCTGATGTGCCGAAGTCGATGGGCTCGGCAGCTGGCCTGTACACTCCTGGCTTTGCTCTCATTTCTGGTGTCGCTCTTTTGGTTGCTGCTGGCAACCTGTGGTGA
- the EAF6 gene encoding chromatin modification- protein eaf6 (EggNog:ENOG503P6RE; BUSCO:EOG092658WS; COG:S), with protein sequence MPAPASEPALRGSLDEANERYDTIKTQLKDGLARKRQTDQDLTDLESQIYLYEGSYLNTTALSGGNVIRGFDSYMKAGATSGGNPRSAPSSATASNEDRMFSTSSATYQRSLALKMNEATEDASRSDDAKNSGTGTQSSGYKLKRKA encoded by the coding sequence ATGCCGGCCCCTGCTTCGGAACCTGCGCTGCGTGGttcgctcgacgaggcgaatGAGCGGTACGATACAATCAAGACGCAGCTAAAGGATGGCCTTGCTCGCAAGCGCCAGACCGACCAGGATCTTACCGACTTGGAATCGCAGATTTACCTATATGAAGGCTCTTACTTGAACACCACGGCACTGAGCGGCGGCAATGTGATCCGTGGCTTTGACTCATATATGAAGGCGGGTGCAACGTCGGGAGGCAATCCCCGTTCGGCGCCCTCATCGGCTACGGCGTCCAACGAGGACCGTATGTTTAGCACAAGCAGCGCTACCTACCAGCGCAGCCTTGCGCTCAAGATGAACGAGGCCACAGAAGATGCCTCGCGTTCTGACGATGCCAAGAACAGCGGCACCGGTACGCAGTCTTCTGGCTATAAACTGAAGCGCAAGGCGTAA